In Spirosoma aureum, a single genomic region encodes these proteins:
- a CDS encoding type VI secretion system contractile sheath protein TssC: protein MAKEEQNPENAPLLRERVVEQQKPTRSLTESVQQLTKFGGFEFIKTVVDGTENMDPSKKARKSIFLTEEDNKQDRKKLKKRLRDFADLLAAHDNVADMIAEAEQKAASASNTLKKNLATVLTQTEELEASYRSLSLFFENAESEKVKNLVLFDAGNDMTTDADGFSNPTGIFEQVAKELRDGYDKLDLSENYSLLVLPGWLKKNVIVDKWASLAYQNKVMMLTDYRHLDDPDSVEATFERDKLTGADPHKANVMMPCNWIVGREAYTELGQEEHLYVSPAMALAGMLWGGHIAQPSAGVQHGKLKMASGVRFSMRKGEIAQLEDKGLIPMVYEYGRVIPFSAKTLFNGDNVGLQTYSVVRVFDWIGKVFQDFLNRRTFENIDNKMIEEIKGQVASFLATIRGPGKIIEDFSNLDIRRHPTIPTHVIVNVKLKPFFPAKVFEINLTGTKGQWDADLKQ, encoded by the coding sequence ATGGCAAAAGAAGAACAGAATCCGGAGAATGCGCCCTTGCTCAGAGAGCGCGTAGTTGAACAACAAAAGCCTACGCGTTCACTCACCGAAAGCGTTCAGCAACTGACCAAATTTGGCGGATTTGAGTTCATAAAAACGGTCGTAGACGGTACCGAAAATATGGACCCGTCTAAAAAAGCACGAAAGTCGATCTTTCTGACGGAGGAGGACAATAAACAGGACCGCAAAAAACTCAAAAAACGGCTTAGGGATTTTGCCGATTTACTGGCCGCACACGACAATGTAGCTGACATGATTGCCGAGGCCGAACAAAAGGCTGCTTCGGCCAGCAATACGCTGAAAAAGAATCTGGCTACGGTACTTACTCAAACCGAAGAGTTAGAGGCATCTTATCGGTCATTGTCGCTGTTTTTCGAGAACGCCGAGTCAGAAAAGGTCAAAAACTTAGTGTTGTTCGATGCAGGTAATGACATGACAACCGACGCCGATGGATTCAGCAATCCGACGGGCATTTTCGAACAGGTTGCGAAAGAACTGCGCGATGGTTACGACAAACTAGATCTCTCCGAAAACTACTCGTTGCTGGTATTACCGGGCTGGCTTAAGAAAAATGTCATTGTCGACAAATGGGCTTCGCTGGCGTATCAGAACAAGGTGATGATGCTGACCGACTATCGTCACCTGGATGACCCGGATAGCGTTGAAGCAACTTTCGAGCGCGACAAACTAACGGGAGCAGATCCGCATAAAGCCAACGTGATGATGCCGTGTAACTGGATCGTAGGTCGCGAAGCTTACACAGAACTGGGCCAGGAAGAACACCTGTATGTGTCGCCCGCTATGGCTCTGGCCGGAATGCTCTGGGGAGGGCACATTGCCCAGCCATCAGCCGGTGTACAGCATGGTAAGCTCAAAATGGCCAGTGGTGTCCGGTTCAGCATGCGTAAAGGTGAAATAGCCCAGTTGGAAGACAAAGGTCTGATTCCAATGGTCTATGAATACGGCCGGGTAATTCCATTTTCGGCCAAAACGCTCTTCAACGGTGACAACGTAGGCCTGCAAACCTACAGCGTTGTACGGGTATTCGACTGGATCGGAAAAGTATTTCAGGATTTTCTGAACCGTCGGACATTCGAGAATATCGACAACAAGATGATCGAAGAAATCAAAGGACAGGTGGCCAGTTTTTTAGCCACCATCCGGGGACCAGGCAAGATCATCGAAGACTTCAGCAATCTTGACATCCGTCGGCATCCAACCATTCCGACCCACGTCATTGTGAATGTGAAACTCAAACCATTCTTTCCAGCTAAAGTATTTGAAATCAACCTGACCGGAACCAAAGGTCAATGGGATGCCGACTTAAAACAATAA